A region from the Priestia filamentosa genome encodes:
- a CDS encoding ribonucleotide-diphosphate reductase subunit beta, whose product MSYTLKKRDIMDRQAPNRSTSIINGESSNVLNWDDVRFSWAYPKYKKMLANFWTPFEINMSHDIKQFPQLTEKEQDSFLKIIGLLALLDSIQTDYAGKVADYLTDSSLNALMIMLAQQEVIHNHSYSYVLSSIVNKSKQDEVFNYWREEPTLVERNEFVTNGYKDFAENPNVETLLKSLVYDVILEGLFFYSGFAFFYHLARNRKMVATSTMINYINRDEQIHVDLFVKIFKEILVEYPEYNTKELHQFINETLKRAVELEVSWAKTVIGDEIEGLVLQEVEDYIKFYANVRANQLGTDRPYEGYRQNPLRWIKAYETVDLGKTDFFEQKSRQYAKTTDANGFDEL is encoded by the coding sequence ATGTCATATACACTAAAAAAGCGTGACATTATGGATCGTCAGGCACCAAACAGATCAACAAGCATTATTAACGGAGAAAGCTCTAATGTTTTAAACTGGGATGACGTTCGATTTAGTTGGGCGTACCCTAAATATAAAAAAATGCTAGCGAACTTTTGGACACCGTTTGAGATTAATATGTCACATGATATTAAGCAGTTTCCGCAGCTAACAGAAAAAGAACAAGACTCTTTCTTGAAAATTATTGGACTTCTTGCTCTTTTAGACAGTATTCAAACAGACTATGCCGGGAAAGTAGCAGACTATTTGACAGACTCAAGCTTAAATGCGCTTATGATTATGCTTGCACAGCAAGAAGTCATTCATAATCACTCTTACAGCTACGTACTTTCAAGCATTGTAAACAAATCTAAACAAGACGAAGTTTTCAACTACTGGCGTGAAGAACCAACGCTTGTAGAGCGCAATGAATTTGTCACGAACGGTTATAAGGATTTTGCTGAAAATCCAAACGTCGAAACGCTCTTAAAATCGCTTGTGTACGACGTGATTTTAGAAGGTTTGTTCTTCTATTCTGGTTTTGCCTTTTTCTATCATCTTGCTCGCAACCGCAAAATGGTAGCTACAAGTACCATGATTAACTACATTAACCGAGATGAGCAAATTCACGTTGATTTATTTGTGAAGATTTTTAAAGAAATTTTAGTGGAGTATCCAGAATACAACACGAAAGAACTTCACCAATTTATTAATGAAACACTTAAGCGCGCCGTTGAGCTTGAAGTAAGCTGGGCTAAGACTGTAATTGGAGACGAAATTGAAGGTCTTGTTCTACAAGAGGTAGAAGATTACATTAAGTTTTATGCAAACGTTCGGGCAAATCAGCTTGGTACTGATCGTCCTTATGAAGGATACCGACAAAATCCCCTTCGTTGGATTAAAGCATATGAAACAGTGGATCTTGGCAAAACAGATTTCTTCGAACAAAAAAGTCGTCAATATGCTAAAACAACAGATGCAAATGGTTTTGATGAACTATAA